Proteins co-encoded in one Pelobates fuscus isolate aPelFus1 chromosome 5, aPelFus1.pri, whole genome shotgun sequence genomic window:
- the PTPN11 gene encoding tyrosine-protein phosphatase non-receptor type 11 isoform X1 has product MTSRRWFHPNITGVEAENLLLTRGVDGSFLARPSKSNPGDFTLSVRRNGAVTHIKIQNTGDYYDLYGGEKFATLAELVQYYMEHHGQLKEKNGDVIELKYPLNCADPTSERWFHGHLSGKEAEKLLTEKGKHGSFLVRESQSHPGDFVLSVRTGDDKGESNDGKSKVTHVMIRCQDLKYDVGGGEKFDSLTDLVEHYKKNPMVETLGTVLQLKQPLNTTRINAAEIESRVKELSKPAETADKFKQGFWEEFETLQQQECKLLYSRKEGQRPENKNKNRYKNILPFDHTRVVLHDGDPNEQVSDYINANTIMDPLLYNASLQPEFETKCNNMKPKKRYIATQGCLQNTVNDFWRMVFQENSRVIVMTTKEVERGKSKCVKYWPEEFALKEYGVMRVRNVKETPAHDYILRELKLSKVGQGNTERTVWQYHFKTWPDHGVPTDPGGVLDFLEEVHHKQDNIAEPGPVVVHCSAGIGRTGTFIVIDILIDVIREKGVDCDIDVPKTIQMVRSQRSGMVQTEAQYRFIYMAVQHYIETLQRRIEEEQKSKRKGHEYTNIKYSLSEQTAGDQSPLPPCTPTPLPTPTLTEMREDAGRVYENVGLMQAKSFR; this is encoded by the exons ATGGTTCCACCCAAATATCACAGGTGTTGAAGCAGAAAATCTCCTGTTAACACGTGGCGTTGATGGGAGTTTCTTGGCTCGTCCCAGTAAGAGTAACCCAGGGGATTTTACACTTTCAGTGAG ACGAAACGGAGCTGTAACTCATATAAAGATCCAGAACACTGGAGACTACTATGACTTGTATGGAGGGGAGAAGTTTGCTACACTGGCTGAACTTGTCCAGTATTACATGGAACATCATGGGCAACTTAAGGAAAAGAATGGGGATGTTATTGAGTTGAAATATCCACTAAATTGTGCAGATCCCACGTCTGAGAG GTGGTTCCATGGGCATCTTTCTGGAAAAGAAGCTGAAAAGCTACTAACAGAAAAGGGTAAGCATGGAAGTTTCCTGGTGCGGGAAAGCCAAAGTCATCCTGGAGACTTTGTCCTATCTGTACGCACGGGAGATGACAAAGGAGAAAGCAACGATGGCAAGTCCAAAGTGACCCATGTCATGATCCGATGCCAG GATCTGAAATATGATGTTGGTGGGGGAGAGAAGTTTGACTCTCTGACAGATCTTGTGGAACATTATAAGAAAAACCCTATGGTGGAGACGCTTGGGACAGTATTACAGCTGAAACAG CCCTTGAATACAACACGTATCAACGCTGCAGAAATTGAAAGTCGGGTAAAGGAACTGAGCAAGCCAGCAGAGACTGCAGATAAATTTAAGCAGGGCTTTTGGGAAGAATTTGAG ACATTGCAACAGCAGGAGTGCAAACTTCTGTACAGCCGCAAAGAGGGACAGAGGcctgaaaacaaaaacaagaaccgTTACAAGAATATCTTACCCT tTGATCACACAAGGGTTGTTCTTCATGATGGAGATCCCAATGAACAGGTGTCTGATTACATCAATGCCAATACAATTATG GATCCACTTCTCTATAATGCATCATTGCAGCCTGAATTTGAAACAAAGTGCAACAACATGAAACCCAAGAAACGGTATATAGCTACTCAGGGTTGCTTGCAAAATACAGTTAACGACTTCTGGAGAATGGTGTTTCAGGAAAATTCCAGAGTCATTGTAATGACTacaaaagaggtagagagaggAAAG AGTAAATGTGTGAAGTACTGGCCTGAGGAGTTTGCATTAAAGGAATACGGCGTTATGCGTGTGAGAAATGTAAAAGAAACTCCAGCTCATGATTATATATTGAGAGAACTTAAACTTTCAAAAGTTGGGCAA GGTAACACAGAGAGGACTGTTTGGCAATACCATTTCAAAACCTGGCCTGATCATGGAGTTCCTACTGACCCTGGCGGTGTATTGGACTTTTTAGAAGAAGTCCATCATAAACAagacaatattgcagaacctggGCCTGTCGTAGTTCACTGCAG TGCAGGGATCGGGCGGACAGGCACTTTTATTGTCATTGATATTCTTATTGATGTCATCAGAGAAAAAG gTGTGGATTGTGACATAGATGTTCCTAAGACAATTCAGATGGTAAGATCTCAGAGGTCAGGAATGGTCCAGACAGAAGCACAATACAGATTTATATACATGGCAGTACAGCATTACATAGAAACTTTGCAACGCAGAATTGAAGAAGAGCAG AAAAGTAAGCGAAAAGGACATGAATATACAAACATCAAATACTCCCTCTCTGAGCAGACAGCCGGGGACCAGAGCCCTTTGCCGCCTTGTACACCCACGCCTTTACCAACACCCACCCTTACTGA AATGAGAGAAGATGCTGGCAGAGTATATGAAAACGTGGGGCTGATGCAGGCAAAAAGCTTCAGATGA
- the PTPN11 gene encoding tyrosine-protein phosphatase non-receptor type 11 isoform X3 produces MTSRRWFHPNITGVEAENLLLTRGVDGSFLARPSKSNPGDFTLSVRRNGAVTHIKIQNTGDYYDLYGGEKFATLAELVQYYMEHHGQLKEKNGDVIELKYPLNCADPTSERWFHGHLSGKEAEKLLTEKGKHGSFLVRESQSHPGDFVLSVRTGDDKGESNDGKSKVTHVMIRCQDLKYDVGGGEKFDSLTDLVEHYKKNPMVETLGTVLQLKQPLNTTRINAAEIESRVKELSKPAETADKFKQGFWEEFETLQQQECKLLYSRKEGQRPENKNKNRYKNILPFDHTRVVLHDGDPNEQVSDYINANTIMPEFETKCNNMKPKKRYIATQGCLQNTVNDFWRMVFQENSRVIVMTTKEVERGKSKCVKYWPEEFALKEYGVMRVRNVKETPAHDYILRELKLSKVGQGNTERTVWQYHFKTWPDHGVPTDPGGVLDFLEEVHHKQDNIAEPGPVVVHCSAGIGRTGTFIVIDILIDVIREKGVDCDIDVPKTIQMVRSQRSGMVQTEAQYRFIYMAVQHYIETLQRRIEEEQKSKRKGHEYTNIKYSLSEQTAGDQSPLPPCTPTPLPTPTLTEMREDAGRVYENVGLMQAKSFR; encoded by the exons ATGGTTCCACCCAAATATCACAGGTGTTGAAGCAGAAAATCTCCTGTTAACACGTGGCGTTGATGGGAGTTTCTTGGCTCGTCCCAGTAAGAGTAACCCAGGGGATTTTACACTTTCAGTGAG ACGAAACGGAGCTGTAACTCATATAAAGATCCAGAACACTGGAGACTACTATGACTTGTATGGAGGGGAGAAGTTTGCTACACTGGCTGAACTTGTCCAGTATTACATGGAACATCATGGGCAACTTAAGGAAAAGAATGGGGATGTTATTGAGTTGAAATATCCACTAAATTGTGCAGATCCCACGTCTGAGAG GTGGTTCCATGGGCATCTTTCTGGAAAAGAAGCTGAAAAGCTACTAACAGAAAAGGGTAAGCATGGAAGTTTCCTGGTGCGGGAAAGCCAAAGTCATCCTGGAGACTTTGTCCTATCTGTACGCACGGGAGATGACAAAGGAGAAAGCAACGATGGCAAGTCCAAAGTGACCCATGTCATGATCCGATGCCAG GATCTGAAATATGATGTTGGTGGGGGAGAGAAGTTTGACTCTCTGACAGATCTTGTGGAACATTATAAGAAAAACCCTATGGTGGAGACGCTTGGGACAGTATTACAGCTGAAACAG CCCTTGAATACAACACGTATCAACGCTGCAGAAATTGAAAGTCGGGTAAAGGAACTGAGCAAGCCAGCAGAGACTGCAGATAAATTTAAGCAGGGCTTTTGGGAAGAATTTGAG ACATTGCAACAGCAGGAGTGCAAACTTCTGTACAGCCGCAAAGAGGGACAGAGGcctgaaaacaaaaacaagaaccgTTACAAGAATATCTTACCCT tTGATCACACAAGGGTTGTTCTTCATGATGGAGATCCCAATGAACAGGTGTCTGATTACATCAATGCCAATACAATTATG CCTGAATTTGAAACAAAGTGCAACAACATGAAACCCAAGAAACGGTATATAGCTACTCAGGGTTGCTTGCAAAATACAGTTAACGACTTCTGGAGAATGGTGTTTCAGGAAAATTCCAGAGTCATTGTAATGACTacaaaagaggtagagagaggAAAG AGTAAATGTGTGAAGTACTGGCCTGAGGAGTTTGCATTAAAGGAATACGGCGTTATGCGTGTGAGAAATGTAAAAGAAACTCCAGCTCATGATTATATATTGAGAGAACTTAAACTTTCAAAAGTTGGGCAA GGTAACACAGAGAGGACTGTTTGGCAATACCATTTCAAAACCTGGCCTGATCATGGAGTTCCTACTGACCCTGGCGGTGTATTGGACTTTTTAGAAGAAGTCCATCATAAACAagacaatattgcagaacctggGCCTGTCGTAGTTCACTGCAG TGCAGGGATCGGGCGGACAGGCACTTTTATTGTCATTGATATTCTTATTGATGTCATCAGAGAAAAAG gTGTGGATTGTGACATAGATGTTCCTAAGACAATTCAGATGGTAAGATCTCAGAGGTCAGGAATGGTCCAGACAGAAGCACAATACAGATTTATATACATGGCAGTACAGCATTACATAGAAACTTTGCAACGCAGAATTGAAGAAGAGCAG AAAAGTAAGCGAAAAGGACATGAATATACAAACATCAAATACTCCCTCTCTGAGCAGACAGCCGGGGACCAGAGCCCTTTGCCGCCTTGTACACCCACGCCTTTACCAACACCCACCCTTACTGA AATGAGAGAAGATGCTGGCAGAGTATATGAAAACGTGGGGCTGATGCAGGCAAAAAGCTTCAGATGA